A genomic stretch from Pochonia chlamydosporia 170 chromosome 4, whole genome shotgun sequence includes:
- a CDS encoding 30S ribosomal protein S9 (similar to Metarhizium acridum CQMa 102 XP_007807991.1), with translation MSSTTQSVQCFGKKKTATAVAHCKAGRGLVKVNGRPLSLVQPEILRFKVYEPLLVVGLDKFANVDIRVRVSGGGHTSQVYAIRQAIAKSLIAYYQKYVDEHSKNMLKQALVQFDRTLLVADNRRCEPKKFGGPGARARFQKSYR, from the exons ATGTCTTCGACGACACAGAGCGTGCAATGCTtcggcaagaagaagacggctACTGCCGTCGCCCACTGCAAG GCTGGCCGTGGTCTGGTTAAGGTCAACGGTCGTCCCCTGAGCTTGGTTCAGCCCGAGATCTTGCGCTTCAAG GTCTACGAGCCCCTCCTCGTTGTCGGCCTCGACAAGTTCGCCAACGTCGATATCCGCGTCCGCGTCTCTGGCGGTGGTCACACCTCCCAGGTCTACGCCATCCGTCAGGCTATCGCCAAGTCCCTGATCGCCTACTACCAGAAGTACGTCGACGAGCACTCCAAGAACATGCTCAAGCAGGCCCTCGTCCAGTTCGACCGTACCCTGCTTGTTGCCGACAACCGCCGCTGCGAGCCCAAGAAGTTCGGTGGTCCCGGTGCCAGAGCCCGCTTCCAGAAGTCTTACCGATAA
- a CDS encoding AAR2 domain-containing protein (similar to Metarhizium acridum CQMa 102 XP_007807992.1): MDARGPPLSPSITRGIRKSNSTKSAGARSTKSHESVHVLGSHPLGTLRVLGPDSSPRISEHLDANSDDEGPPPLEPEPASENAYQLSGHQRNRSANSQSSSARPKSPLLDCQDHEMGGGDVAVILDLPEIFTVAYDSLSFTAQNFVGVRDVPVGPHFFWVAHPSGVAARSGVWILTSESHHHVHVVQWDKYNEVLTDATRSECRNHVESMPTIHAQLVPYSDPSATNETRGELSASKIETNRSIWQQLTTHINSRVLNRIAGPQVGGWFVHTLDRAHGALHFSPELELERAVPNKNLQQRELHFTFERTTRLFSLLSLGAERSQQAIDPTTYLMSQIEDPNSGLMYDDLIGELQFSFIVGIHIGTDACLEQWWFMLLKLIIKAHLLVQRKPFLVAAMWHTVAAQITYTSEWMETSILDNSEAKCRELRIGLIIYKRRMEEFLQSDENLIEPIHLAVGTAFSRVEAVLTDLGWDLTDDYVRRGMVMMEDGEEIELELTDLEAEDERGEWAPEIVEFDENGRQRGLISWLD, from the coding sequence ATGGACGCCAGAGGGCCGCCGCTTTCTCCTTCAATAACGCGAGGCATTCGAAAATCCAACTCAACCAAATCAGCAGGCGCACGCTCTACCAAGTCTCATGAATCTGTTCATGTGCTAGGCAGTCACCCTCTTGGAACTCTACGTGTCTTGGGACCCGACTCATCCCCTCGCATTTCAGAGCATCTTGACGCCAATAGCGATGACGAAGGTCCTCCTCCTTTGGAGCCAGAGCCCGCTTCTGAAAACGCTTATCAGCTAAGCGGACATCAGAGAAATCGGTCTGCCAACAGCCAAAGCTCATCCGCCAGACCAAAAAGCCCCTTGTTGGATTGCCAAGATCACGAAATGGGTGGAGGCGACGTCGCCGTGATTCTTGATCTCCCTGAGATCTTCACCGTTGCATACGACTCTCTTTCTTTCACGGCTCAGAATTTCGTTGGAGTGAGAGATGTCCCCGTTGGACCTCATTTCTTTTGGGTTGCCCACCCAAGCGGCGTGGCTGCTCGTTCGGGAGTTTGGATTCTGACCTCAgaatctcatcatcatgttcatgttgtgcAATGGGACAAGTACAACGAGGTTTTGACCGACGCTACTCGGTCAGAATGTCGCAACCATGTCGAGAGCATGCCAACTATTCACGCTCAACTCGTTCCCTACTCAGACCCTTCGGCGACAAATGAAACCAGAGGTGAACTCTCTGCGTCCAAGATCGAGACCAACCGCAGCATCTGGCAACAACTGACAACTCACATTAATTCAAGGGTCTTGAACCGCATTGCAGGACCCCAGGTTGGCGGATGGTTTGTTCACACGCTTGATCGCGCACACGGCGCCCTTCACTTTTCCCccgagctggagctggagcgaGCTGTGCCCAACAAGAATCTCCAACAACGAGAGCTGCACTTTACCTTTGAAAGGACTACAAGGCTGTTCTCTCTCCTTTCACTGGGAGCCGAGCGCTCACAGCAGGCCATCGACCCGACTACCTACCTCATGTCTCAAATCGAAGATCCAAATAGCGGTCTGATGTATGATGACTTGATAGGGGAGCTTCAGTTCTCTTTTATTGTAGGCATACACATTGGGACGGATGCTTGCCTGGAGCAATGGTGGTTCATGCTGCTCAAGCTTATCATCAAAGCTCATCTTCTTGTACAGAGGAAACCCTTCCTTGTGGCTGCCATGTGGCACACTGTAGCGGCACAAATCACTTATACCAGTGAATGGATGGAGACCTCGATTCTTGACAACTCTGAAGCTAAGTGCCGAGAACTGCGCATCGGTCTCATTATATACAAACGACGTATGGAGGAGTTCCTCCAAAGTGACGAAAACCTCATTGAACCAATTCACCTTGCCGTCGGCACCGCCTTCTCAAGAGTTGAGGCCGTGCTGACCGACTTGGGATGGGATCTGACCGACGACTACGTCCGTAGAGGTATGGTTATgatggaagatggcgaggaaATTGAACTGGAGCTTACCGACCTGGAGGCTGAAGATGAGCGTGGTGAATGGGCACCAGAAATTGTCGAATTCGATGAGAATGGCCGCCAGCGTGGCTTGATTTCGTGGTTGGACTAG
- a CDS encoding ribosomal protein L32e (similar to Metarhizium robertsii ARSEF 23 XP_007818671.1) translates to MVSAKKHVPIVKKRTARFNRHQSDRFKCLAASWRKPKGIDNRVRRRFRGTMTMPSIGFRTNKKTRYMMPSGHKSFLVNNVKDVELLMMHNRSYAAEIASAVSSRKRIDIIARAKQLGVKVTNAKAKVTTEV, encoded by the exons ATGGTTTCCGCCAAGAAGCACGTCCCCATCGTGAAGAAGC GCACTGCGCGCTTCAACCGTCACCAAAGTGACCGGTTCAAGTGCCTTGCCGCCAGCTGGCGCAAGCCCAAGGGTATTGACAACCGTGTCCGAAGACGCTTCCGTGGAACCATGACCATGCCTTCC ATTGGTTTCAGAACCAACAAGAAGACCCGTTACATGATGCCCTCTGGCCACAAGTCTttcctcgtcaacaacgTCAAGGATGTCGAGCTTTTGATGATGCACAACCGATCTTACGCCGCTGA GATCGCCAGCGCCGTCTCCTCCCGAAAGCGAATTGACATCATCGCCCGTGCCAAGCAATTAGGAGTCAAGGTCACAAACGCCAAGGCAAAGGTCACGACCGAGGTGTAA
- a CDS encoding ring finger domain-containing protein (similar to Cordyceps militaris CM01 XP_006674639.1): MQDIDFEFVYALHTFVATVEGQANATKGDTMVLLDDSNSYWWLVRVVKDSSIGYLPAEHIETPTERLARLNKHRNIDLSATMLGDQAQNKKNSFKSMRRRRKTVTFADPTYVDYSDFDYSTDDEDIEELFGSQQNAHQKAQQQQQQQQQQQDKQNGAEDSITDETAKVEPLKTRPSKEEKVSPESTKDMGADDDPMRSSEESVEEKPEGPSRSRNGTVRNTDSFFKDESVETKKITLTPNLLRDDNTPRQSSDSTTRDNRSGSSLDKMDRELLSDKEKKKLKDKEKKDKEKKSGGLRGFFSRKDKKKASEEDDESFGKRSMDIMSDSRESEDRSIEEQLSPERAGSQRQPSKLQKNVPSNKAGVVQKSVELSSYLAEGRTNDVSNVPPASMRIVDPDTSEAQQLPSSKQTQTREGTRERSVSSSGQKDEKSVMSKLVPGRAASSSADPKPQKTVKAKTRMELDASDSSELEEPHPERPTATLPASAEQGQHGGPEQAGESHRGDTTQAPKTARAAHTQQIPGRQEIESNGYSSPASASNPPALMVDTSSPEGNSPEASPSPELVQAVGDAGREGSTTSSGKEGAWDDTKLRAFFDESDHIRDLLAVIYDKTNVEPAGIDHPVVGGLFREQNAKLAEITTQLDNMLGDWLARKQRLRGTI; the protein is encoded by the exons ATGC AGGACATCGACTTCGAATTCGTTTACGCTCTCCACACTTTCGTCGCGACCGTGGAGGGCCAGGCAAATGCCACAAAAGGCGATACGATGGTGCTGTTAGATGATAGCAACAGCTATTGGTGGCTCGTGCGAGTAGTCAAAGATAGCAGCATTG GTTATCTTCCCGCCGAGCACATAGAAACACCCACTGAACGACTGGCACGGTTAAACAAGCACAGAAATATTGAT CTTTCTGCAACCATGCTCGGCGACCAGGCCCAGAATAAGAAGAATTCTTTCAAATCCATGCGGCGGAGGCGGAAGACTGTAACATTTGCGGACCCTACATATGTTGACTACTCCGATTTCGATTACTCCAccgatgacgaagatatcGAAGAGCTCTTTGGTTCGCAACAGAATGCGCATCAAAAagcacaacaacagcagcagcaacaacagcaacaacaagatAAGCAAAATGGGGCTGAAGATTCTATCACAGACGAGACTGCTAAGGTGGAGCCCCTGAAAACCCGTCCATCTAAAGAGGAGAAGGTATCACCAGAATCAACAAAGGATATGGGGGCAGATGATGATCCGATGAGGAGTAGTGAGGAATCTGTTGAGGAAAAGCCTGAAGGCCCTAGTCGATCTAGAAACGGGACCGTGAGGAATACCGACTCGTTCTTCAAAGACGAGAGCgtggaaacaaaaaagatCACCCTCACACCGAATCTCCTTCGCGACGACAACACTCCGAGACAATCCAGTGACTCAACCACTAGGGATAATAGGTCTGGGTCAAGCTTGGATAAAATGGACCGAGAATTACTCTCcgacaaggaaaagaagaagctgaaggacaaggagaagaaagacaaggaaaagaagtCCGGCGGTCTCCGAGGATTCTTTTCAAGaaaggataagaagaaggcctcggaggaagatgatgaatcGTTCGGCAAGCGGTCTATGGACATTATGTCCGATTCGCGAGAGAGCGAAGACCGCTCAATAGAAGAGCAGTTGTCGCCAGAACGTGCAGGATCTCAACGGCAACcctccaaactccaaaagaACGTGCCAAGTAACAAGGCAGGAGTTGTCCAGAAGTCGGTTGAGCTGTCATCGTACCTTGCTGAAGGTAGAACCAACGACGTGTCAAATGTTCCGCCAGCATCTATGCGAATTGTGGATCCGGACACGAGCGAAGCTCAGCAATTACCATCATCAAAACAGACACAAACACGAGAGGGTACCAGAGAACGGTCGGTGTCGTCTTCGGGCCAAAAGGATGAGAAATCTGTCATGTCAAAACTCGTGCCGGGCCGAGCCGCCAGCAGCAGTGCTGATCCCAAACCCCAGAAAACCGTCAAAGCCAAGACACGCATGGAACTTGACGCATCAGACAGCTCCGAGCTGGAAGAGCCTCATCCTGAGCGACCAACCGCCACCCTGCCCGCGAGTGCAGAGCAAGGTCAGCATGGAGGGCCTGAACAAGCTGGTGAAAGTCATCGTGGTGACACTACTCAGGCTCCCAAGACTGCCAGAGCTGCTCACACACAACAAATTCCGGGAAGACAAGAAATCGAGAGCAATGGTTACTCATCTCCCGCGAGCGCTTCTAATCCTCCTGCGCTCATGGTCGATACCTCGTCACCCGAAGGCAACTCGCCggaagcatcaccatcaccagagcTTGTGCaggctgttggtgatgctggcaGAGAAGGCAGTACTACGAGTAGTGGAAAGGAGGGAGCTTGGGACGACACCAAACTTCGAGCCTTCTTTGACGAAAGCGATCATATCCGTGACTTGCTCGCTGTAATATATGACAAGACAAACGTTGAGCCGGCAGGCATCGACCACCCGGTTGTCGGTGGACTCTTCCGGGAACAAAATGCAAAACTGGCAGAAATTACGACG CAATTGGACAACATGCTCGGAGACTGGCTTGCCAGAAAGCAGCGTCTTCGTGGCACCATATAG